A section of the Streptomyces sp. CG1 genome encodes:
- a CDS encoding septum formation initiator family protein, translated as MGRKPQLRGRAARLARLFPAGRAQAARTPFVLLVVLVLGGGLIGLLVLNSALSEGSFKLADLQKRTRSLTDEEQALQRDIDAYSSPDALQRRAHELGMVPGGDPAFLGPGGKVMGVPSAAPRSAAFTAPVAPETLTPSPALSATGSPLPSTAPAQGTVPAQGQPAPAGPQPTPALPAPAAAVPPPPSIPQPTPTPTPGR; from the coding sequence GTGGGTAGGAAACCCCAACTGAGAGGGCGGGCCGCGCGGCTCGCCCGGCTCTTCCCGGCCGGCCGGGCCCAGGCCGCCCGCACCCCGTTCGTCCTCCTCGTCGTCCTGGTGCTCGGCGGCGGCCTCATCGGGCTGCTGGTGCTGAACTCCGCGCTCAGCGAGGGCTCGTTCAAACTGGCCGATCTGCAGAAGCGGACGAGGAGCCTCACCGACGAGGAACAGGCCCTCCAGCGGGACATCGACGCCTACTCGTCCCCCGACGCCCTCCAGCGCCGGGCCCACGAACTCGGCATGGTCCCGGGCGGCGACCCCGCCTTCCTCGGCCCCGGCGGCAAGGTCATGGGCGTCCCGAGCGCCGCCCCCCGGTCCGCCGCCTTCACCGCCCCGGTCGCCCCCGAGACCCTGACCCCGTCCCCCGCCCTCTCCGCGACAGGGTCCCCCCTTCCCTCCACCGCCCCAGCCCAGGGGACCGTCCCGGCGCAGGGGCAGCCCGCCCCTGCCGGCCCCCAGCCGACCCCCGCGCTCCCGGCCCCGGCGGCGGCCGTCCCCCCGCCGCCCTCGATTCCCCAGCCCACCCCCACCCCGACCCCCGGCAGGTGA
- a CDS encoding peptidoglycan D,D-transpeptidase FtsI family protein, with protein MSDREAPRRRVPGPAKPPRPGSGAGRRQPGPGARPVRRPSDARFSAQAALRLGSPRPRLRMVSLMLTLVLLAFVVRLLQVQAVDASAYAARAEQNRYVAHTLAAERGGITDRNGVALAVSEDAYDITADPTMFSRKQLKIDDGPEQAAALLSPILGQDQATLVNKLRPKNKNSRYTRLATRQTPQVWKQIKDLRNALATKAETDHNTANVLAGVFADPSSQRVYPNGDLGAGLLGWVNADGRGGGGIEQELNKQLSGKDGKIRYAQSGGREVPTVGSNETPAVPGSDVELTIDRDIQWAAQKAITEQVQKSNADRGYVVVQDTRTGQILAMADAPGFDPNNLSKADADAMGNAALQDAYEPGSTAKVMSMAAVLQENAATPLTHVVVPNRLHRGDRLFQDDVDHDTWYLTLNGVLAKSSNIGTILATGQLGKTQSDANKVLYSYLRKFGIGSPTGLGFPGETSGILAPFQKWSTSQQYTIPFGQGFSINAVQAASVYSTIANGGVRIEPTLVRGTKGADGRFIPSLKPKATRVVSDKTARALAQMLESVVDDEQGTGIKARIPGYNVAGKTGTANRVDPATGKYRGYTSSFAGFAPADNPRITVYCAIQNATSGSYYGGQICGPIYKQVMEFALKTLQVPPTGAPAANLPVDYKP; from the coding sequence GTGTCCGACAGGGAAGCGCCGCGTCGTCGTGTACCCGGGCCTGCCAAACCGCCGCGGCCCGGGAGTGGCGCCGGGCGACGGCAGCCCGGGCCCGGGGCGCGTCCGGTGCGGCGGCCCAGCGACGCGCGGTTCTCGGCCCAGGCCGCCCTCCGGCTCGGCAGTCCGCGGCCCCGGCTGCGCATGGTCAGCCTCATGCTGACCCTGGTGCTGCTCGCCTTCGTCGTACGGCTGCTCCAGGTGCAGGCCGTCGACGCCAGCGCGTACGCCGCACGGGCCGAGCAGAACCGGTATGTCGCGCACACGCTGGCCGCCGAGCGCGGCGGGATCACCGACCGCAACGGCGTGGCCCTCGCCGTCAGCGAGGACGCGTACGACATCACGGCCGACCCCACGATGTTCAGCAGGAAACAGCTGAAGATCGACGACGGGCCCGAGCAGGCCGCCGCACTGCTCTCCCCGATCCTCGGGCAGGACCAGGCCACGCTCGTGAACAAGCTGCGGCCCAAGAACAAGAACTCCCGGTACACCCGGCTCGCCACCCGGCAGACCCCGCAGGTCTGGAAGCAGATCAAGGACCTGAGGAACGCACTCGCCACGAAGGCGGAGACGGACCACAACACCGCCAACGTGCTGGCCGGCGTCTTCGCCGACCCCAGCAGCCAGCGTGTGTACCCCAACGGCGACCTCGGCGCCGGGCTGCTGGGCTGGGTCAACGCCGACGGCCGGGGCGGCGGCGGCATCGAGCAGGAGCTGAACAAGCAGCTGTCGGGCAAGGACGGCAAGATCCGCTACGCCCAGTCCGGCGGCCGTGAGGTGCCCACGGTCGGGTCCAACGAGACCCCCGCCGTGCCCGGCTCCGACGTCGAGCTGACCATCGACCGGGACATCCAGTGGGCCGCGCAGAAGGCCATCACGGAGCAGGTGCAGAAGTCCAACGCGGACCGCGGGTACGTCGTCGTCCAGGACACCCGCACCGGCCAGATCCTGGCCATGGCCGACGCCCCCGGCTTCGACCCGAACAACCTGTCCAAGGCGGACGCGGACGCCATGGGCAACGCGGCCCTGCAGGACGCCTACGAGCCCGGCTCCACCGCCAAGGTGATGTCCATGGCGGCCGTGCTGCAGGAGAACGCCGCGACCCCGCTCACCCACGTCGTCGTACCCAACCGGCTGCACCGAGGCGACCGGCTCTTCCAGGACGACGTCGACCACGACACCTGGTACCTCACGCTGAACGGCGTGCTCGCCAAGTCCAGCAACATCGGGACCATCCTGGCCACCGGCCAGCTCGGCAAGACACAGTCCGACGCGAACAAGGTCCTCTACTCCTACCTGCGCAAGTTCGGCATCGGCAGCCCCACCGGGCTCGGCTTCCCCGGCGAGACCTCCGGCATCCTCGCGCCGTTCCAGAAGTGGTCCACGTCGCAGCAGTACACGATTCCTTTCGGCCAGGGTTTCTCCATCAACGCCGTGCAGGCCGCCTCCGTGTACTCGACCATCGCCAACGGCGGGGTCCGCATCGAGCCGACCCTGGTGCGCGGCACCAAGGGCGCCGACGGACGCTTCATCCCCTCCTTGAAGCCCAAGGCAACACGGGTGGTCAGCGACAAGACCGCAAGGGCGCTCGCCCAGATGCTGGAGTCCGTCGTGGACGACGAGCAGGGCACCGGCATCAAGGCCCGCATCCCCGGCTACAACGTCGCCGGCAAGACCGGCACGGCCAACCGCGTGGATCCGGCCACCGGCAAGTACCGCGGCTACACCTCGTCGTTCGCCGGCTTCGCCCCCGCCGACAACCCCCGGATCACCGTCTACTGCGCCATCCAGAACGCCACCTCCGGCAGCTACTACGGCGGCCAGATCTGCGGTCCCATCTACAAGCAGGTGATGGAGTTCGCCCTGAAGACCCTCCAGGTCCCGCCGACCGGGGCGCCGGCCGCCAACCTGCCCGTCGACTACAAGCCCTGA
- the murF gene encoding UDP-N-acetylmuramoyl-tripeptide--D-alanyl-D-alanine ligase, producing the protein MIALSLAEIAAVVGGQTHDIPDPSVQVTGPVVRDSREVVPGSLFAAFVGERVDGHDFAPQVVEAGAVAVLASRPVGVPAIVVEDVQTALGALARHVVRRLGATLVALTGSAGKTSTKDLIAQVLQRKAPTVFTPGSLNNEIGLPLTALTATEETRFLVLEMGARGVGHIRYLADLTPPKIGLVLNVGTAHIGEFGGREQIAEAKGELVEALPEDGAAILNADDPLVRAMAPRTKAKVVLFGESAEADVRAENVRLTDSGQPSFRLHTPSGACDVTMRLYGEHHVSNALAAAAVAHELGMSAEEIATALSEAGTLSRWRMEVTERPDGVTIVNDAYNANPESMRAALRALAAMGKGRRTWAVLGKMAELGDEALAEHDAVGRLAVRLNVSKLVAVGGIEASWLQLGAYNEGSWGEESVHVSDAQAAIDLLRSELRPGDVVLVKASRSVGLESVAQALVEGEVAAR; encoded by the coding sequence GTGATCGCCCTCTCCCTCGCCGAGATCGCAGCAGTCGTCGGCGGGCAGACGCACGACATACCGGATCCGTCCGTCCAGGTCACCGGGCCGGTCGTCCGGGACTCCCGCGAGGTGGTGCCCGGCAGCCTGTTCGCCGCCTTCGTCGGCGAGCGCGTGGACGGCCACGACTTCGCGCCACAGGTCGTCGAGGCGGGTGCGGTCGCCGTACTGGCGTCCCGCCCGGTCGGCGTGCCCGCGATCGTGGTCGAGGACGTGCAGACCGCTCTCGGCGCTCTCGCCCGGCACGTCGTACGCCGGCTCGGCGCGACTCTCGTCGCCCTGACCGGCTCGGCCGGCAAGACCAGCACCAAGGACCTCATCGCCCAGGTGCTCCAGCGCAAGGCGCCGACCGTCTTCACGCCCGGCTCGCTCAACAATGAGATCGGGCTGCCGCTGACCGCGCTGACCGCCACCGAGGAGACGCGGTTCCTCGTGCTGGAGATGGGTGCCCGCGGTGTCGGGCACATCCGCTACCTCGCCGACCTGACCCCGCCGAAGATCGGCCTGGTGCTCAACGTCGGCACCGCCCACATCGGAGAGTTCGGCGGCCGGGAGCAGATCGCTGAGGCGAAGGGGGAACTCGTCGAGGCGCTGCCCGAGGACGGCGCCGCCATCCTCAACGCCGACGACCCGCTGGTGAGGGCCATGGCCCCGCGTACCAAGGCGAAGGTGGTCCTTTTCGGAGAGTCGGCCGAAGCGGACGTACGCGCCGAGAACGTGCGACTCACGGACAGTGGACAGCCGTCCTTCAGGCTTCACACACCCTCCGGTGCATGTGATGTGACCATGCGCCTGTACGGTGAGCACCACGTGTCGAACGCGCTCGCCGCGGCCGCCGTCGCCCATGAGCTGGGCATGTCCGCGGAAGAGATCGCCACCGCGCTCTCCGAGGCGGGCACCCTCTCCCGCTGGCGTATGGAGGTCACCGAGCGACCGGACGGCGTGACCATCGTCAACGACGCCTACAACGCCAACCCCGAGTCCATGCGAGCCGCCCTTCGGGCGCTCGCGGCCATGGGCAAAGGGCGCCGCACGTGGGCGGTGCTCGGCAAGATGGCCGAGCTGGGGGACGAGGCGCTCGCCGAGCACGACGCCGTCGGACGGCTCGCCGTCCGGCTCAACGTCAGCAAGCTCGTCGCGGTCGGGGGGATTGAGGCCTCCTGGCTGCAACTGGGCGCATATAACGAGGGTTCGTGGGGTGAGGAGTCGGTGCACGTGTCCGACGCACAGGCGGCGATCGACCTGTTGCGCAGCGAGTTGCGCCCGGGAGACGTCGTCCTCGTGAAGGCGTCCCGTTCGGTGGGTCTGGAGAGCGTTGCCCAGGCGCTCGTCGAGGGCGAGGTCGCCGCCCGATGA
- the rsmH gene encoding 16S rRNA (cytosine(1402)-N(4))-methyltransferase RsmH → MSQSRHVPVMLQRCLDLLAPALERPGAVVVDCTLGLGGHSEALLTRFPEARLIGLDRDKEALRLSGERLAPFGERATLVHAVYDELPDVLRRLRIARVRGVLFDLGVSSMQLDEADRGFAYAQDAPLDMRMDQTAGISAAEVLNTYPAGELVRILRAYGEEKQAKRIVSAIVREREKEPFSTSARLVELIRDALPQAAKRTGGNPAKRTFQALRIEVNGELSVLERAIPAAVQALDVGGRIAVLSYHSLEDRLVKHVFAAGAASTAPPGLPVVPERYQPRLKLLTRGAELPTEEEVAENRRAAPARLRGAERIREDAE, encoded by the coding sequence TTGAGCCAGAGTCGACACGTCCCGGTGATGCTCCAGCGGTGCCTGGATCTGCTGGCGCCCGCCCTGGAGCGGCCGGGAGCGGTGGTCGTCGACTGCACCCTCGGCCTCGGCGGACACAGCGAGGCGCTGCTGACCCGGTTCCCCGAGGCGCGGCTGATCGGCCTCGACCGGGACAAGGAGGCGCTGCGGCTGTCCGGCGAGCGGCTGGCACCCTTCGGTGAGCGTGCCACCCTCGTGCACGCCGTCTACGACGAACTGCCCGACGTGCTGCGCCGGCTCCGTATCGCACGCGTGCGAGGCGTCCTGTTCGACCTGGGGGTCTCCTCCATGCAGCTGGACGAGGCCGACCGCGGCTTCGCCTATGCCCAGGACGCGCCGCTGGACATGCGCATGGACCAGACGGCCGGCATCAGCGCCGCCGAGGTGCTCAACACCTACCCGGCGGGCGAACTCGTGCGCATCCTGCGCGCGTACGGCGAGGAGAAGCAGGCCAAGCGGATCGTGTCCGCGATCGTGCGCGAGCGCGAGAAGGAGCCGTTCAGCACCAGCGCGCGGCTCGTCGAGCTGATCCGGGACGCCCTGCCGCAGGCCGCCAAGCGCACCGGCGGCAACCCCGCCAAGCGCACCTTCCAGGCGCTGCGCATCGAGGTCAACGGCGAGCTGTCGGTCCTGGAGCGGGCGATCCCGGCGGCGGTGCAGGCCCTCGACGTCGGCGGGCGCATCGCCGTGCTGTCGTACCACTCGCTCGAAGACCGGTTGGTCAAGCACGTGTTCGCGGCCGGTGCCGCGTCGACCGCGCCACCCGGGCTGCCGGTCGTGCCGGAGCGGTACCAGCCGCGGCTCAAGCTGCTCACGCGGGGTGCCGAACTTCCCACCGAGGAAGAGGTCGCCGAGAACCGCCGGGCCGCGCCGGCCAGGCTGCGCGGCGCCGAGCGCATCAGGGAGGACGCCGAGTGA
- a CDS encoding UDP-N-acetylmuramoyl-L-alanyl-D-glutamate--2,6-diaminopimelate ligase encodes MTTITPEPGNHGAPRPSLRSGAGAPGTLTAVPHADQSQTTQKGASVTYPGPPRPVQVSATPLAELADQLGAAAADTAAEVTGITHDSRAVRPGDLYAALPGARLHGADFVTQAAGLGAVAVLTDPTGAERAAATGLPVLVVADPRAQMGELAATIYGHPGRDLLQIGITGTSGKTTTAYLVEGGLRTAKSTGLVGTVEMRIGDERIKSERTTPEATDLQALFAVMRERGVDAVAMEVSSHALVLGRVDGCVFDIAVFTNLSPEHMEFHSDMEDYFRAKAQLFTPERSRLGVINADDEYGRRLAQEATVPVVSFSAEGHPDADWRAEDVQVGPMDSTFTVVGPNGERIHARSPIAGPFNVANTLAAVVALAVAGLDPQTAADGIAAVPGVPGRLERVDAGQPYLAVVDYAHKTDAVESVLKALRKVTKGRLHVVLGCGGDRDQTKRAPMGAAAARLSDTAVLTSDNPRSEDPLAILATMLQGAASVPAHERGEVLLFEDRAAAIAAAVGRAQAGDTVLVAGKGHEQGQDIAGVVRPFDDRQVLREAIQKTQG; translated from the coding sequence GTGACAACGATCACCCCGGAACCCGGGAACCACGGCGCCCCCCGCCCCTCACTTCGCTCCGGAGCGGGTGCGCCCGGTACGCTCACCGCCGTGCCACACGCTGATCAGTCCCAAACCACCCAGAAGGGCGCTTCCGTGACATATCCGGGACCGCCGCGACCGGTTCAGGTCTCCGCCACACCCCTCGCGGAACTGGCCGATCAGCTGGGTGCCGCCGCTGCGGACACCGCCGCCGAGGTCACGGGGATCACCCACGACTCGCGCGCCGTCCGCCCCGGCGACCTGTACGCTGCCCTGCCGGGCGCCCGCCTGCACGGCGCCGACTTCGTCACCCAGGCCGCCGGCCTCGGCGCGGTCGCCGTGCTCACCGACCCGACGGGCGCCGAGCGCGCCGCCGCGACCGGACTGCCGGTCCTCGTCGTGGCCGACCCGCGCGCGCAGATGGGTGAACTCGCGGCCACGATCTACGGCCACCCCGGCCGCGACCTGCTCCAGATCGGCATCACCGGCACCTCCGGCAAGACCACCACGGCCTACCTGGTCGAGGGCGGGCTGCGGACCGCGAAGTCCACCGGTCTCGTCGGCACGGTCGAGATGCGCATCGGCGACGAGCGCATCAAGTCCGAGCGCACCACCCCCGAAGCCACCGACCTGCAGGCCCTGTTCGCCGTCATGCGCGAGCGCGGCGTCGACGCGGTCGCCATGGAGGTCTCCAGCCACGCCCTGGTCCTCGGCCGGGTCGACGGCTGTGTCTTCGACATCGCCGTGTTCACCAACCTCAGCCCGGAACACATGGAGTTCCACTCCGACATGGAGGACTACTTCCGGGCCAAGGCACAGCTGTTCACCCCGGAACGCAGCAGACTCGGTGTGATCAACGCCGACGACGAGTACGGCCGCCGGCTCGCCCAGGAGGCCACGGTCCCGGTCGTCAGCTTCTCCGCCGAGGGCCACCCCGACGCCGACTGGCGCGCCGAGGACGTCCAGGTCGGCCCCATGGACTCCACGTTCACCGTCGTCGGCCCGAACGGCGAACGGATCCACGCCAGGTCGCCGATCGCCGGCCCCTTCAACGTGGCGAACACCCTCGCCGCAGTCGTCGCCCTCGCCGTGGCCGGTCTCGACCCGCAGACCGCCGCCGACGGCATCGCCGCCGTACCCGGCGTCCCCGGCCGGCTGGAGCGCGTGGACGCCGGGCAGCCCTATCTCGCGGTCGTCGACTACGCCCACAAGACCGACGCGGTCGAATCGGTGCTCAAGGCGCTGCGCAAGGTCACCAAGGGCCGGCTGCACGTGGTCCTCGGCTGCGGCGGCGACCGCGACCAGACCAAGCGCGCCCCGATGGGCGCCGCTGCGGCCCGCCTCTCCGACACGGCCGTACTGACCTCCGACAACCCCCGCTCCGAGGACCCGCTCGCGATCCTCGCGACCATGCTCCAGGGAGCCGCCTCCGTGCCCGCGCACGAGCGTGGCGAGGTGCTCCTCTTCGAGGACCGGGCCGCGGCGATCGCCGCCGCCGTGGGCCGCGCCCAGGCCGGCGACACCGTGCTGGTCGCGGGCAAGGGGCATGAGCAGGGCCAGGACATCGCCGGCGTGGTCCGTCCCTTCGACGACCGCCAGGTGCTCCGCGAAGCCATCCAGAAAACCCAGGGATGA